In Spirosoma sp. KUDC1026, the sequence GCAGCAACTTGTTGCTGGGGCGCTTCGCATTTGCCGAAACCAGTTTGCCTTTCTGATCGAAGAGTAAGTAACGAGGAATTGCTTTCATCTGGTACCGTTTGGCCAACGCAGACTGAAAAGAGTTGGTTAGCAGATAGCTGGGGGCCTGTGCCAGTCCCACCTGCCGAACAGCGTTTGACCAGGCGTTGGGGTCTTCGTCCATCGACACGTAAACGAACGTTATCTTCTTATCAGGCAGCGCGTTACGTAGCTGGTGCGATGCGGGTAACTCCGCCCGGCAGGGCGCACACCAACTCGCCCAGAAATCTACGTAGACGACGCGTCCCCGCTGAGCGGCCAACAGCTCGTTCCAGGTTAGCAAACGTCCTGACGCATCACGTAATTTCGTCTCGTTCGGAACGGGTTTGCGCGCTGCCGTGGCCACGTTGATCAACTCGTCAATGTATTGAACGTACGATGCCTGCTGACAGTCAACCTTGAATTGTGGAAGCAGGCGGGTAGCCAGGGCTAGGTCAAAGTCAGGATTCGGCAATTTGTCCTGTTTGGACTGGCTCAGGAGTTTCATCAGATCAAACAGCACGTAATCGCGGGTGGCTCCGGTCAATGAACGAATGGCGGACTGATATGCAGCAGAAAAGTTGATCGTACCCGACGGGGCACTGCTCATGACCTGAACTAAACGTGTAGCCGCGGCTCGATAGTCAGGAATGTACAGTTTGGTGTCATCCTGAAAGAGACGGACGTACTTATTGACCGAATCACGGGGAATCTGAACCGGCGGATGAAACAGTAATCCACGAGTATACTGATAAAAAAAGTAGTCCCTCCAGGGGTTCAATTGCGGTAAACTTATGTGGTGCTGCTGGGCGTACTGATTCAGAAAAGCCAGACGACTCTGGTAACGCTCCCGTAGTCGATCAGCCCGTTGCGCAAACGTGAGCTTACTGTAGACAGGACCCAGTAAATACTCTTGGCCATCTTCCTGAGCCGGTTGAGCCGCCAGGTAAATTTGATGGCAATTCGCGACGGCGTCGGCCTCACGCGCCGACGTTTTGGCCGTCAGAAAGCGGTTGGTTCCTTTGGTCAAGGTATATGATGTACCAGGCGTCAGGAAATACACAGCCTGACTTCGGTAGTCAGCATCCCGCAAGAAGATAGGCTGGTCGGTTGACCACTGTACCTCTCGATGATAAGGGGTTAAAATCGTAAGCTGATTGTTGCCGAAGCGGTCTACGTATTCCAGATAGGTCTGCCCGTTGAGCTTCCCTTCCAGGACCACACGTATCGTCGTTTGGGCGAAACCAACCTGGCAGAGCCAGATAAAACCCAGGATGATTCCGATTCTTTTCATGCAGAAGCTCTTTTGTGGTATTGCTCTGCTTCCCAAAAGGTTGTGCTCTAGTCATTCTAACCACGCCTTCTGATTGGAACAACAGGGAAATACGACAAGTAGACGTATTCCTGTCCATCATTCATCCCCCAAAAAATACACTCATCCAGCCAACTCGAACGCTCATCGTCTTTGGTTTTCAGGCCCGTGTTTGTCCGTGCAACTTTGACTCATCGAAACGACGAAATGACAGGTAGTCAGCCCGCCGGATCGCTCAAACGAGAAAAACAAACAACCAATACAAGCCATGAAAAAAGTACTTACGCTGATGCTGGGTCTGGTAGCCGGAACCGCATCGTTTGCTCACACAGCTGATGTCAACCCAACCGTTTCAGCAACGCATCTGGTTATGACAACCGACCAGAAAATTAAACTCTACGTTCAGCCAGCTCAGGACAAGGGCGACCTGTCGATCCGGGATGCCAACGGGCATGTGCTGTACAACACGACCGTGTCGCTTCAGAAAGGCTTACAGCAGCAGTTCGATATTTCCAACCTGGGCACGGGAATGTATCAGCTGACGCTGAACACGAACCACCAGACGCTGACCAAAACGTTTGTGGTGCAGGCCAATCCGAACGTGAGCTTCGTCGTGCAGGACTAAGAATCACGTGCCAAAGCCCTGTATAGATTGCTTGTCGAAACCGGCGTGAATGCCGGTTTCGACAGTTTCGGCAGTGAGTAGTCGGACAACCCTATACGGCTTTCGTTCCTTACTGCCCCCTGACGGGTAACTTTACCGCTACGCTCTAACCTGCTTTTATGCAAACTCGGCTTACCTCGGCTCAAAAGTGGCAGATCGCCCTGTATTTGCTGGGCCTTTTTACGCCTTTATTGCTCTACATCAACCTGCCGGATTCGGCCCGTAGCTGGTCGGCTATTATTCATATTCTGCCTTTCATTGCTGTCTTTGTGCTCATCAATCTGGGTCTATATTACGTCAGCATCACCGTAGCCGACTGGTGCCAGCGACAGCTGAGTCGCTGGCTGGGCAACGATTTTTTAACGGAACTCAACGGCAAATCCTTTTTCCTGACCTTTGTTGTTTCACTTGTTCTGGCCCTGCTATTTACCCAGACGCTTCACCTGGTGCTCGACGCCATTGCGTTCGTCATCCACCTGATCTGGCCACCATCAGCAACCCAGTCAAAACCGTCACCCTTCACGCCCGAGGTGCTGACGTATATTGAGCGGGCTCACAACGTTTTTTCGGTCGTCATTATGCTGTCCGCATTTTACCTGACCATTAGCATGCGGGCGTTTCAGCAGCTCCGGGATGTGCAATTGAAGGCCGAGCGACTGGAGAAAGAAGCCCTGTTGAGTCAGTTCGAAGCGTTAAAAAATCAACTAAGCCCGCACTTCCTCTTCAACAGCCTGAGCATTTTGACCTCCCTCATTCACGAGGACGTTAACCTATCCGAACAGTTCATCAAACGACTGTCCAAAGCATACCGCTACATTCTGGAACAACGTGATCAGGACAAGGTGCTTCTGAAAACCGAACTCGACTTTATTCAGGCTTACACGTTCCTGCTCCAGATCCGGTTCGAGAATAAGTTCGAGGTGCAGATTGACGTTCCCCCGGAAGACCAGCTCCGGTACTGGATTGCGCCACTCACGTTACAGCTGCTCGTTGAAAACGCGGTGAAGCACAACCGCATGTCGCTTCAGGAGCGGCTCCTGGTACGTATCTACACGCAGGGTGACTGGCTGGTTGTCGAAAACCCTATTCAGGCGAGAGATCAGCCCGAACCGTCGACCGGCGTAGGCCTCCGGAACATTGTCAACCGCTATACCCTCCTCACCGACCAACCCGTCACGGTCAGCCAGGAGGGGAATTCCTTTATCGTAAACATTCCCCTTTTAACTTAAAGAGCGAAAGAATGAAAGAGCGATACCATCCAGATGACTTCGCTCCTTACCGAAAACGGTTTCACATGTCAACCATCGCTCTTTCATTCTTTCGCTCTTTCTCTCTTTACCCATGAACGTACTTATCATTGAAGACGAAGCCCGTTCTGCCCGCCAGCTTGAACGGATGCTGAAAAACTACGACTCATCCATCCAGGTACTAGCTCAACTCCCGTCGGTGCGCGAATCCGTCGATTGGTTTACCAAGCAAAGCAACAGCCCGGCGCCGGGGCTCGACCTGGTGCTGATGGATATTCACCTGGAAGACGGACTGGCCTTTTCGATCTTCGATCAGATCAATCTAACCGCACCCATCATTTTCACGACGGCCTACGATGAGTATATGATCAAGGCGTTCAAGGTCAACAGCATCGATTACCTGCTCAAACCGGTTGACGAAGACGAACTGATCAACGCGCTCAATAAATACAAGACGCTACGTAGTGCCGCCGTTAGTCCGGATCTGACGCAGCTCATGCACGTGATGCAGCAGTTCAGGGAGCCACCGCCAACGTTCAAAGAGCGATTTATGGTCAGCATCGGCACCCGCATCCGCAGCGTCGAAACGACCGACATTGCTTATTTCTATTCGGAAGAGAAGGCTACGTTTCTAATGACCAAAGAAGGCCAGTTTCTGCCGCTCGACTACAGTCTCGATCAGTTGGTGGGGCTGCTGAATCCATCGCAGTTCTTTCGGGTTAACCGGCAGTTTCTGGTAGCCCGTAGCGCCCTGCGGAATATCCAGACCTATTCGGCGGGGAAGGTAAAACTGGACCTACAGCCCCCTACCCGACAGGAAGTATTTGTCAGCATCCATCGCCTGACGGATTTCAAAGACTGGCTCGGCAAGTAGCTATTTAAGTCAGCTGCGAGTAGAACTCCGATCAATGAAGCGTATTGCCAACCGAAAACCAACGTAGTTTTACGCAGCCAGAAAAACAGTAAAAACTGTCTGTATAACAAGAGATTATGCGCTTGTCTGACCCCTGAATCCCTAGCTAGCTTTGTTCCGGTTAAACAAAGACCACACTAGCTATGAAATCATTTATTAGTTCTGCCATTACAGCAGCAGCTCTTGCTACCTTATTGAATGCCTGTCAGCCAACCGCTGACGTTGGCAAAAACGGAACAACACTCGATGTTGATGCCCTGGCCAATGACATCGAAGCGCGCATTAAACCCGACGTGATGGGATACCAGATTGTCGTCTTTGCCGATGGTTCCTTACGAGCCTCCCGTGCCGGAGGAAATGCTCGACGGGCTGCCGATGCGCCGGAGCGCAAGATGGACATTGGCGACAAAATCAACGTTGCCAGCGTCAGCAAAACCGTGACGGCTGCGGCTCTGCTGCATGCCCTGAACGCCAAAAATGTCAGCGTCGATTCGCCCGTATGGTCGTACCTTCCTAAACACTGGCCCCTGCACAGCAGCATCAAAACCATAACCTTCCGGCAGCTACTGGCCATGCGCAGTGGCTTCCCCAAAAATGTACTCTCAGACTACGGGTCGCTGAAGGCGGCCATGATCGTAGGCGCTACTTCCTCCCGGCTGACCTTTAGCTACCAGAATATGAACTTTGCTCTCATGCGGTTTCTGATTCCGAATGTAGCCGGAGGTTATTCCATTACGCCAATGCCGGATAATGCATCCGCCCAGAAAATCAGTGAGGTCGAGCAGAAGCAGGCGCAGGAATACACCGATGCGTACATGAACTACTGCCAGCTCAACGTATTCGATAAAATTGGCATCGCTCCCAACATGGCCTGCAAGCCCACGGATGCCAATCCGGCCTTGTGCTACAAATGGGCAGCGCCCAACGGTAACGGTACCGACTGGGGCGATATGAGTCTGACTAACGCTGAGCGCGGCTGGAATATGTCAGCACTGCAAATGGCAACGTTCATGAACGCCTTGCACCATACGTACAAAATCCTCCCCAAAAATGTGGCGGATGCCATGCGCCGGGACACACTGGGCTACGATAATGCGAACATCATGACCGGTACGGGTCTTAAGTACATCGAGAAAAATGGGGGCTATCCTGCATCAAATAACGCGGGTGAAGTCGGCGCCTGGTTGTTTGGTTTCGAGAATGAAGTCTACGTAGCGGTGTTGGTAAATTCCGACCCAAAGCCAAACACGAGCGTATGGACTGACGTAGTAGCCGCTTTCGACGCGTGGTACAAATAGGTATTCAGTCAGGTTCGTGGGCATCTTACCTAGCCGCGTGAATCAAAAAAGTGAAAAATAAGATTCATTATGATTCACAGTACACAATAAATCGTCCGGATCGGCGTTTATAGTCTGTTATGTTTCTTCAGCCTTACCTTGCCCAGGGTAAGGCTTTTCTTTTACGTAAAGCACAGATCTTTATTCTTCGAGGCACTTGTGTCTGCTCCTGCCTCTCAGTACGTTGTCTCCCCGACTTTCTCCGCGTAAAATCACAGCCCATTGAACTAATTGAATTCAGCTGCCAGTTGAGAGCGTTAATATGTTGTTTAGGGGAGATAAGCCCCACCATCTGGTCCTTTCTAAACATTTAGCCTCCAACGAGCTGTGCAGGACACCAAAGGAGTACTCGATAAAATCAGGCATCATGATCAGGTTCCACTCATGATCAATGAAAACTGTGCTATTCCACTACCCGAAGCTGTCCTACCAACCCTGCTTCAGCCCCATAAGCTGGCCTACTACTATTTTATGTTTATGGACCGGGGGTCGGAAACCTGTCAGATCGATTTTCAGGACAGAACGGTTGCCGATAGCCAGGTGATTTTTGGGTTACCCAACCAGGTTTTCGCGCATGCAGCCCCTGACAAAAACAACCAACAGTATAAGATCAGCTTTGATGAGAATACACTGTCTTTGCTGCCGCAGGCTTACCCGTTTCTGGTCAATCCAGCCAACACAAACGCCATTACGTTCGATCCGGCTGCCAGGCAGCGGGTCAAAGCAACCCTGTCTATTTTGTTTCAATTAGTGCATACGCCCGGCAAGCAGCAGCATGCTGCGGTTATTCTGGCGTATGTAAACGCGTTGTTGACTGAGTTTAACAGTGCTTATTTCGCCCATAACCAGTCCGGCGCTACGGCCAATCCCAGGCAGTCAAAGTACATTGCCTTCAAGCTGGCCGTAGAAACGCACCTCACCGAGCAGCACGATGTACATACCATTGCGGACGAACTGGCCATGACTCCCGGCAGTTTGTACACTCTGGTGAAAGAGTTTTCGGGACTTTCGCCGAAAGAGTGGATCACTAACCGGCTCATCCAGGAAGCCCAGCGGAAACTCCAGTACTCCGCCCCATCGATCAAAGAACTGGCTTACGAACTGGGCTTCAACGATCCAGCTTATTTCTCCCGGCTGTTCAAAAAGAGAACGGGCAAGAACGTCAGTACCTTTCTGGCGGAGCGGCAGAATTTGTCCATACATTGAGATGATTTGTCCCTATCGACCCGTTTAGGGCTATCTACTTTTGCCAGAGTAGTTTTAACGTCGTTATCAGGATGAAATCAGCATTAGTCACCGGAGCCAACAAAGGTATTGGCCTGGAAGTAGTAAGACAGCTCGCCCAGAACGGATTCTTTGTGTATCTGGGGAGCCGCAATCTGGAAAGTGGGCTGGCCGCAGCCGAAACACTTAAAAAGAACGGCATTAATCAGGTCGAAGTCGTCCAGCTGGACGTTACCGATCCCGAATCAGTTCAGGCAGCCCGTACTTTGATCGGCGAGAAAACACCGGTCCTGGACGTACTGGTCAACAACGCGGGGATTTCAGGGGGATTTCCGCAGTCGGCGCTGACGGCCTCAATTGATCAATTCGAAGCCGTATATGATACCAACCTGTTCGGCGTGGTTCGGGTTACGCAGGCGTTTATTGATCTGCTCCGGCAAGCTCCTGAACCCCGCATTGTTAACTTAACGTCTGCAATGGCCTCGCTTACCCTGGCGGCCGATACGTTGGGGAGCAGCTACGACAACAAATTAGCGGTTTATCAATCGAGCAAATCAGCCCTGAACATGTACACGATCAACCTGGCCTACGAGCTTCGTAACAGCCCGTTTAAAGTGAACATGGTTTGTCCTGGCTACACCCAGACCGACTTTACGGGTCATCAGGGCACAAGCACCGTTCAGGAAGCCGGGCAACGTATTGCGAAGTATGCGCTGATTGATCAGAGCGGCCCGAGTGGCCGGTTTATCAGCGAAGAATATTTCCCGGAGCCAGCCACTTGCCCGTGGTAGATCGGGAATAACGTAGCCGCTGTTCCCGGCTCTTAATTGAAAAGATTCTTTGATTAAACGCCAGACGAAGATGATTGAGATTAATAAAGCAACATTAGAAAAGGCAAACGCGGCCGTTACGGCTGGCGACAATGAGGGTTTTCTGGCTCACTGCACCGAAGATACCGAATGGGTATTTGTAGGTGAGCAGACCCTGCAGGGAAAGGAAGCGGTTCGGCAGTGGATGGTAACCGCCTACGCAGAACCGCCAATATTTATAGTTGATAACCTGATTGCCGAGGGCGATTTTGTTACCGCAGTTGGTACCATCAATCTGAAGGACGAAAGCGGAGGAACGACAACCTATTTATACTGCGATATATGGTGATTTCGCGACGGAAAAATGGCCGAATTAAAAGCGTTTGTCATCAAACCATAGCCAGAATTAACGTCACAAATCGTACTGAGCGCATCGCTATACAGGGAATCTAGTATAGCGATGCGCTTATCTAAAACGAGCCTTAGTTTCCCAACGGGATTACGAATACATTTCCAGGAAAACCTATCTGTATCAGCAGTCAACTAATTGACGGATCCACGCAGGTTGACAGTGTTGACGTTTTCTATCGAATATACGGTGCCTGATATGACTTCTACATGTGGTAAATCATATACCCACATTAGTTTTCACCGATTGTCGCCAGTCTATTTCAGCACAACCAGGTTTTGGGGTGGCTGCCAGGCACCGTTCTGCCAGGTAAACTCGAACGATTCTTCGCTGATCGCCCACATACTCCATTTGCCCGCGTGGACCGTATTACTCACATTCAGCCGGTACTGCTTAGCCACGACTTTCGTTGATTGAGCGATCTGATTGTCGGTACCCTGTTCCGGTAAACTGCTGTAGGCGTTGTCGTATGCCTGCTGGGTGATAATGTACTCCGTATGGTGGTTTTGTTGTGCCATTGTCTTGATATATTGCCTCCTAACTCATTAAGCAGGCAGGCAGTTCGATCGGTCAGACAACGTAGCAGGCTCAGTTAAGCCGGTCATTTTTTACCCTAGCTCAGAAGCTTTTTTTGCCTGATCGGCCGGCGCCATCTTTATATTTCATAAAATCCGGAAAGGCCAGTTTAATTGCGCACGGAAGAACAGTTCAGCGAAACAGAAAATAGTACTAAACCGTTAAAAAGTAGACCAAAAATTTTCCTAAATAACACTTAACAAGACTTACGTTTTAGAAAATTTCACGCGTTTTTACCCCATGAACCACAATATTTACTTACTTATCCAAGACATCTCTTTTTATTATTGGCAAAAGTAACTTTGCACCGGAAATAACACTTACAATTAATAAGCGTTATTATTTCTTTTCAATCCGTTCGTATTCACAATCTTATTTAACCTGGTGATGCAGCGCGAAACTGTTTTAATCATTGGAGCTAACGGGCAAATCGGTACTGCCCTTCTCCCCCGCTTACGGGATCAATTTGGCAGCAGCAATGTTATTGCGGCTGACCTACGAAAACCAGCCAACGACTCTGGTCTGTTTACGCTACTGGACGCAACCCAGCCCGAGGCTCTGACCGAAGTTGTTCGGCGGTATCGGATAACCCAGATCTATCACTTGGCCGCAATCCTATCGGCAAAGGGCGAAAGCGATCCGATCGGGTCCTGGAACCTGAATATGCAGACCCTGCTCAACGTACTGGAGGTCTCCCGACTGCACAACATTCGGAAAGTGTTCGTTCCCAGTTCGATTGCGGCTTTCGGCGAACATGCGCCTAAATACGATACGCCACAGAACGCCTATCTGGACCCCACTACCGTATACGGCATCAGCAAGGTAGCCGCCGAAAACTGGTCGATGTACTATCACAAACGTTATGGGCTCGACATACGCTCGCTGCGGTATCCGGGCGTCATCAGCTACGAGTCGATGCCGGGCGGTGGTACCACCGATTATGCCGTGGCGATTTATCATGCCGCCGTGCAGGGCCAGTCGTTCGATTGCTTTCTGAACGCTGATACCCGTCTGCCCATGATCTACATGGACGACGCTCTCCGAGCCACGCTGGAACTGATGGATGCCCCCGCCGAGCAGATCAGCGTTCGGACGTCGTATAACCTGGCAGGGATGAGTTTCACTCCTGCCGAACAGACGGCTTCCATCCAAGCCCATTTTCCGGATTTTGTTACGTACTATAAACCTGACTTTCGACAGGCTATTGCCGAGTCGTGGCCCAAAACCATCGACGATTCAGTAGCCCGGCAGGACTGGGGCTGGAAACCGGCCTTCGATCTGTCCCGCATGACCCAGGAGATGATTTCAAACCTGACCGCCGTCTACCAGCCGCTGGTCTCAATCCCATAAATCCCATGTACGGATCCATCAAAGAACAACTTCAGCAGGAACTGAACAGCATCAAAGAAGCGGGACTCTACAAGTCCGAACGGATCATTGTATCGCCCCAGTCGTCGGTGATCGCCGTGCGCGACGGCCGGGAAGTGCTGAACTTCTGCGCCAATAACTACCTCGGTCTGTCGTCCGATCCGGATGTGATCGAAGCGGCCCACCAGACCCTCGACAGCCACGGGTTTGGTATGTCGTCAGTGCGGTTTATCTGCGGTACGCAGGATATCCATAAAGAACTTGAGCAGAAAACAGCCGAGTTCGTCGGGGCCGAAGATTGTATTCTGTACGCAGCCGCATTCGATGCCAATGGTGGAATATTTGAACCGCTGCTGGGCGAGCAGGACGCCATCATTTCAGACGAGCTGAACCACGCGTCGATCATTGACGGAATTCGGCTGAGCAAGGCGAAACGGTTTCGCTACAAGCACAACGACATGGCCGATCTGGAAACCCAGTTGCAGGCGGCATCGTCGGCCCGCCGGACCCTGATCGTAACCGACGGGGTTTTCTCGATGGACGGCACGATTGCCCAGCTCGACAAAATCTGTGATCTGGCCGATCAGTACAACGCGATGGTGAT encodes:
- a CDS encoding LytR/AlgR family response regulator transcription factor, with translation MNVLIIEDEARSARQLERMLKNYDSSIQVLAQLPSVRESVDWFTKQSNSPAPGLDLVLMDIHLEDGLAFSIFDQINLTAPIIFTTAYDEYMIKAFKVNSIDYLLKPVDEDELINALNKYKTLRSAAVSPDLTQLMHVMQQFREPPPTFKERFMVSIGTRIRSVETTDIAYFYSEEKATFLMTKEGQFLPLDYSLDQLVGLLNPSQFFRVNRQFLVARSALRNIQTYSAGKVKLDLQPPTRQEVFVSIHRLTDFKDWLGK
- a CDS encoding TlpA family protein disulfide reductase, yielding MKRIGIILGFIWLCQVGFAQTTIRVVLEGKLNGQTYLEYVDRFGNNQLTILTPYHREVQWSTDQPIFLRDADYRSQAVYFLTPGTSYTLTKGTNRFLTAKTSAREADAVANCHQIYLAAQPAQEDGQEYLLGPVYSKLTFAQRADRLRERYQSRLAFLNQYAQQHHISLPQLNPWRDYFFYQYTRGLLFHPPVQIPRDSVNKYVRLFQDDTKLYIPDYRAAATRLVQVMSSAPSGTINFSAAYQSAIRSLTGATRDYVLFDLMKLLSQSKQDKLPNPDFDLALATRLLPQFKVDCQQASYVQYIDELINVATAARKPVPNETKLRDASGRLLTWNELLAAQRGRVVYVDFWASWCAPCRAELPASHQLRNALPDKKITFVYVSMDEDPNAWSNAVRQVGLAQAPSYLLTNSFQSALAKRYQMKAIPRYLLFDQKGKLVSANAKRPSNKLLRAELERLMQ
- a CDS encoding NAD-dependent epimerase/dehydratase family protein; this translates as MQRETVLIIGANGQIGTALLPRLRDQFGSSNVIAADLRKPANDSGLFTLLDATQPEALTEVVRRYRITQIYHLAAILSAKGESDPIGSWNLNMQTLLNVLEVSRLHNIRKVFVPSSIAAFGEHAPKYDTPQNAYLDPTTVYGISKVAAENWSMYYHKRYGLDIRSLRYPGVISYESMPGGGTTDYAVAIYHAAVQGQSFDCFLNADTRLPMIYMDDALRATLELMDAPAEQISVRTSYNLAGMSFTPAEQTASIQAHFPDFVTYYKPDFRQAIAESWPKTIDDSVARQDWGWKPAFDLSRMTQEMISNLTAVYQPLVSIP
- a CDS encoding sensor histidine kinase, whose translation is MQTRLTSAQKWQIALYLLGLFTPLLLYINLPDSARSWSAIIHILPFIAVFVLINLGLYYVSITVADWCQRQLSRWLGNDFLTELNGKSFFLTFVVSLVLALLFTQTLHLVLDAIAFVIHLIWPPSATQSKPSPFTPEVLTYIERAHNVFSVVIMLSAFYLTISMRAFQQLRDVQLKAERLEKEALLSQFEALKNQLSPHFLFNSLSILTSLIHEDVNLSEQFIKRLSKAYRYILEQRDQDKVLLKTELDFIQAYTFLLQIRFENKFEVQIDVPPEDQLRYWIAPLTLQLLVENAVKHNRMSLQERLLVRIYTQGDWLVVENPIQARDQPEPSTGVGLRNIVNRYTLLTDQPVTVSQEGNSFIVNIPLLT
- a CDS encoding SDR family oxidoreductase, which translates into the protein MKSALVTGANKGIGLEVVRQLAQNGFFVYLGSRNLESGLAAAETLKKNGINQVEVVQLDVTDPESVQAARTLIGEKTPVLDVLVNNAGISGGFPQSALTASIDQFEAVYDTNLFGVVRVTQAFIDLLRQAPEPRIVNLTSAMASLTLAADTLGSSYDNKLAVYQSSKSALNMYTINLAYELRNSPFKVNMVCPGYTQTDFTGHQGTSTVQEAGQRIAKYALIDQSGPSGRFISEEYFPEPATCPW
- a CDS encoding T9SS type A sorting domain-containing protein, whose protein sequence is MKKVLTLMLGLVAGTASFAHTADVNPTVSATHLVMTTDQKIKLYVQPAQDKGDLSIRDANGHVLYNTTVSLQKGLQQQFDISNLGTGMYQLTLNTNHQTLTKTFVVQANPNVSFVVQD
- the kbl gene encoding glycine C-acetyltransferase, whose translation is MYGSIKEQLQQELNSIKEAGLYKSERIIVSPQSSVIAVRDGREVLNFCANNYLGLSSDPDVIEAAHQTLDSHGFGMSSVRFICGTQDIHKELEQKTAEFVGAEDCILYAAAFDANGGIFEPLLGEQDAIISDELNHASIIDGIRLSKAKRFRYKHNDMADLETQLQAASSARRTLIVTDGVFSMDGTIAQLDKICDLADQYNAMVMVDECHASGFVGKTGRGTPEFRNVFGRIDIITGTYGKALGGASGGFTAARKEIVDLLRQRSRPYLFSNTLAPTIVGASLKVLDMLQASTALRDKLENNTRYFREAMTAAGFDILPGEHPIVPIMLYEAPLAQEFAARLLEEGIYVIGFFYPVVPNGKARIRVQISAGHEQEHLERAVAAFTKVGQELGVLHTAETAK
- a CDS encoding helix-turn-helix domain-containing protein, with amino-acid sequence MQDTKGVLDKIRHHDQVPLMINENCAIPLPEAVLPTLLQPHKLAYYYFMFMDRGSETCQIDFQDRTVADSQVIFGLPNQVFAHAAPDKNNQQYKISFDENTLSLLPQAYPFLVNPANTNAITFDPAARQRVKATLSILFQLVHTPGKQQHAAVILAYVNALLTEFNSAYFAHNQSGATANPRQSKYIAFKLAVETHLTEQHDVHTIADELAMTPGSLYTLVKEFSGLSPKEWITNRLIQEAQRKLQYSAPSIKELAYELGFNDPAYFSRLFKKRTGKNVSTFLAERQNLSIH
- a CDS encoding nuclear transport factor 2 family protein; its protein translation is MIEINKATLEKANAAVTAGDNEGFLAHCTEDTEWVFVGEQTLQGKEAVRQWMVTAYAEPPIFIVDNLIAEGDFVTAVGTINLKDESGGTTTYLYCDIW
- a CDS encoding serine hydrolase domain-containing protein, translating into MKSFISSAITAAALATLLNACQPTADVGKNGTTLDVDALANDIEARIKPDVMGYQIVVFADGSLRASRAGGNARRAADAPERKMDIGDKINVASVSKTVTAAALLHALNAKNVSVDSPVWSYLPKHWPLHSSIKTITFRQLLAMRSGFPKNVLSDYGSLKAAMIVGATSSRLTFSYQNMNFALMRFLIPNVAGGYSITPMPDNASAQKISEVEQKQAQEYTDAYMNYCQLNVFDKIGIAPNMACKPTDANPALCYKWAAPNGNGTDWGDMSLTNAERGWNMSALQMATFMNALHHTYKILPKNVADAMRRDTLGYDNANIMTGTGLKYIEKNGGYPASNNAGEVGAWLFGFENEVYVAVLVNSDPKPNTSVWTDVVAAFDAWYK